CCGCGTCTTCAACTCATACGACGACATCGTCGACCACTGCTGTGACGCCTGGAACAAGCTCATCGATCAGCCCTGGAAAATCATGTCGATCGGACACAGGCAATGGGCACATAGGTCATGATCAACGGGATTTGGTATTACGTGGAGGATCTCTCGGAAATCTTCGATCTCGGCCGTGCCGCCGGCGACCTGTTGTCAGACAAGATTGCCGCGATGCTCGATGGCGCGCCGGTCTCCTACGGCAAGGCCGCGATCGTCGGCACGGACGGACAGATCGAGCACGGCGCCGCCTGCATCCACCCCAAGCTGGGCAAGCCGATGCGCGCGGCGACGAGCGGCGGCAAGGCCCTGATACCATCGAATTGCAAATTCGGCGCCATCGGCGCGACCGTCGACGTGCCGCTCGGCGACAAGGACGATATCTGGTCGTTCCCGGCCTTCGATACGATGACCGTGACGATGCCGGATGCGCGCTGAACGACGACGATACCGGCCTTATCGCGTAGTCGTCTGATCGCGGGATTTCGGCTTCTATTTCTCGCTGACCATCCTGCTGGCGGTCCTGCTCGGCGGGCTGAGGACCATGTGGGGCACCTGCCTCGGCGCCGCGATCGTCTATTTCGTGCCGTGGCTGACGACCACCGACGAGCCGCGCGACCGGCTGATGTTCTATGGCATCGTCATCGTGCTGCTGATGATCCTGCGCCCCCAGGGCCTGATCGCCGAACGGGCGACGGCGCGGCGGCGGCGCAGCGAGGCCGCCGCAGGGAGCGGCGACGGGGCAAAGAAAGATAACGTCCGGTGAACATGACTCGACGCTGGGGGATTGGGAAAAGAACTAGATGGTAGAGCCGAGGGGAATCGAACCCCTGACCTTCCCATTGCGAACGCGACGCTCTCCCAGCCGAGCCACGGCCCCGCCCGGCGTCCGCCCGCGCGACTCGATACCGGGCTCGACAATTTCGACCGACGGGATGGTGGTGGAGGGAAGCTCCAGCGAACGCGGCTCAATTGGACAGATGGCGTCTGACAATCTCACAATCGGCATTGCTTTCGGTCCGTATCCACTCGCGGAATGCCCTGACCTTTGGCTGATCCACGCGCGCCTCCGAACAGACAAAATAATAGGAAAATCGGTGTTGAACGATCTGGTCAAAGGGACAGACAAGCCGGCTCGTCGAGATATCGTGCTCCGCCAATTCCAAATAGCCCATCGCCATCCCAAGACCATCGACGGCCGCCTGCAATGCCAAATTGGGATCATGAAACGACAGCCCGTCGAGCTTGCCAATATCAGAGAGTCCAACAGCCGACAGCCATGTTTCCCACTCTTCACCTAACTCGTGCCCGGTTATGTCTGCGTGAATTAGCGTGAACTCAAGCACGTCGCGCGGCGTCCTGAGTCCACGCCCGCCTTCCAATATCGAAGGGCTGCACACCGGCCCCATATGAATTGGCAGCAAGAGGTCCGCGACGAGCCCCTTCCAGGGTGGGACACCGCATCGTATCCCGACATCGGCCTCATCCTTCGTCAAATCCAAGAATTGCAGTGTTGGCTGCAGGTGAATCGCTAAGCCATCGTGCGACCTATGCCAACGCCCGAGGCGGGGTAAAAGCCATTTGGTGGCGAAGGAGGGGGTTGTCGTAACGCTGATCGTGCTTTTTTCTTCGCCCTTGATAAGGCCGTCCAATGTCTCCCCGATTCGATCGAACGATTCGATTAGGATGGGTAGCAGCGTCTCTCCCGACCCGGTCAACTTTACGCCGCGATTGGTTCGATGAAACAGCTTTGTCCCCAAAAGCTCTTCGACTTGTTTAACCTGCTGGCTAATGGCGCTATGGGTCACGCAGAGTTCTTCGGCCGCTTTGCTAAAGCTTTGTTGTCGGGCCGACGCTTCAAATGCGCGTAGGGCGTTCAATGGCAGAATTCCGCGCCGCATGACTCCAGCCAACAGATGTGAGTTTTTCTTACATCGAGTGTAAGAAATGGTCGTTTGTTGTCAATCGCGTCCTTGGCTTAGGTCGATGCGTCGCTGACCTGGTTTGGAGATATATCGATGAGCACGACCGCCGGAGTTCGACAGAGGCGACATTACCCCTATGACGGCTATCACCAAACATGGATCGGCCAGAGCGATTCTGAACTCACTCGAGTCGGCCCGAATACGCCCTGCGGCGAGTACTTAAGACGCTATTGGCATCCCGTCGCCATAACCTCTGAGTTGGGCGAGCGGCCAAAACTCATTCGGGTCTTGGGCGAGGACCTGGTCTTGTTCCGCGATGGTGGTGGCCGAATCGGCCTGGTCCATCGTCGCTGCCCCCACCGCCGCGCATCTCTCGAATTCGGCATAGCCGAGGAACGGGGTATCCGGTGTTGCTACCACGGCTGGCTGTTCGACATCGACGGGACCACTCTCGAAGTGCCGGGCCAGCCTGAAATGGTCCAGGAGAGAATTTGCCGGTCAGTGACCTTGGGGGCCTATCCCGTCCTGGACTATCAGGGGCTGATTTTCGCCTATCTGGGACCGCCCGACCTCAAGCCTCAGTTCCCGATTTACGATACATTTGTTCTGCCCGGACAAGAACGCGTTCCCTATAAGGCGCCGTTCCATTGCAACTGGTTGCAAGTCTTGGACGCGATCGTGGATCCCATTCATACCGCATTTCTTCACTCGCGAATCAGTCGCGCACAGTTCTCGGTGGGATTTGGGGAGATCGGCCAGATGGAATTCTACGAACGCCAATCGGGATTCCTTGGCACTGCGGCGAGGCGGGTCGGCGAGAACATTTGGATTCGCACGAATGAACTGGTCTACCCAAATTTCACGCAAGCCGGCGCAGCCTTTGCGGCTGATGGAACCGAA
This region of Alphaproteobacteria bacterium genomic DNA includes:
- a CDS encoding IS630 family transposase; its protein translation is RVFNSYDDIVDHCCDAWNKLIDQPWKIMSIGHRQWAHRS
- a CDS encoding amino acid synthesis family protein; translation: MINGIWYYVEDLSEIFDLGRAAGDLLSDKIAAMLDGAPVSYGKAAIVGTDGQIEHGAACIHPKLGKPMRAATSGGKALIPSNCKFGAIGATVDVPLGDKDDIWSFPAFDTMTVTMPDAR
- the gcvA gene encoding transcriptional regulator GcvA translates to MNALRAFEASARQQSFSKAAEELCVTHSAISQQVKQVEELLGTKLFHRTNRGVKLTGSGETLLPILIESFDRIGETLDGLIKGEEKSTISVTTTPSFATKWLLPRLGRWHRSHDGLAIHLQPTLQFLDLTKDEADVGIRCGVPPWKGLVADLLLPIHMGPVCSPSILEGGRGLRTPRDVLEFTLIHADITGHELGEEWETWLSAVGLSDIGKLDGLSFHDPNLALQAAVDGLGMAMGYLELAEHDISTSRLVCPFDQIVQHRFSYYFVCSEARVDQPKVRAFREWIRTESNADCEIVRRHLSN
- a CDS encoding aromatic ring-hydroxylating dioxygenase subunit alpha, producing the protein MSTTAGVRQRRHYPYDGYHQTWIGQSDSELTRVGPNTPCGEYLRRYWHPVAITSELGERPKLIRVLGEDLVLFRDGGGRIGLVHRRCPHRRASLEFGIAEERGIRCCYHGWLFDIDGTTLEVPGQPEMVQERICRSVTLGAYPVLDYQGLIFAYLGPPDLKPQFPIYDTFVLPGQERVPYKAPFHCNWLQVLDAIVDPIHTAFLHSRISRAQFSVGFGEIGQMEFYERQSGFLGTAARRVGENIWIRTNELVYPNFTQAGAAFAADGTEQLYYGRTSFVRWVVPLDDEETMCFAWAIFGDRADPAKYNTPEGPELIEQGEIFDRPYEEKQKFPADAEATEGMGRITEHQKEHLVASDRGIVGYRKRMRTIVRSLHAGEEPDHVTDNRPSGPVPTFGGDTVLRIPVGDDDGATVRAISGAVMDTQFEVEDLPEEDRVSRVVARLKQLERDDSTYLDPS